The genomic interval CCCTGACCAAGGGCAAGACCTGCATCGGCAACGTCGTCCAGGGCCTTGGCACGGACGGCGCGCCCAGGAAGTACTACATCTACCAGATCTGCGACCACGAGGAGGCCTACAAGGAGACCAACTCCCAGGCCATCTCCTACACCACGGGCGTGCCCGCCATGGTCGGCGCGGCCATGATGCTGCAGGGCATCTGGAAGAAGCCCGGCGTGTGGAACATGGAGCAGTTCGATCCCGATCCGTTCCTGGCCGAGCTGGCCAAGCGCGGCCTGCCCTGGCAGGAGACCTTCATTGACTAGGCCCGCGCTGCGCGAGGGCCTGCGCTTCGATCCGGGCCGCGTTCCCACCCCGTGCTACGTGGTGGACGCGGCCCTGCTCAGGCGCAACGCCGAGATCCTGAACGCCGTGCGCGGCCGCACGGGGTGCAGGATTCTCCTCGCGCTCAAGGGCTTCGCCATGTGGAGCGCCTTCGATCACCTGCGCTTCGCCCTCGATGGCACCTGCGCCAGCTCCCCGCACGAGGCCAGGCTCGGCCGCGAGGAGTTCGGCGGCGAGGTGCACGCCTTCGCCGCGGGCATGAACGAGGCGCACGTGCGCGAGTTCGCGGCGCTTGCGGACCACATCGTTTTCAACTCCTTTCGTCAGTTCGAGAAATTCCGGGACATCGCCCGCGAGGCGGCCCATGAGAAGGGCCGCGAGGTCCACTTCGCCCTGCGCGTGAACCCCGAGCATTCCGAGGGCCACACGCCCATCTACGACCCCTGCGGCCCGTGCTCCAGGCTCGGCATCCACCGCGCCGAGTTCGCGGGCAAGAGCCTTGCTGGCGTCACGGGCCTGCACTTCCACACCCTGTGCCAGCACAACGCCGACGCGCTCAAGCGCACGCTCGAAGCCTTCGAGGCCAGGTTCGGCGATCTGATCGGCGGGCTTGCCTACGTCAACTTCGGCGGCGGGCACCACATCACCCGGCCCGACTACGACGTGGAGCTTCTTTGCCGCCTGATCGAGGATTTCAAGGCGAGGCACGGGGTGCAGGTCTATCTGGAGCCGGGCGAGGCCGTGGCCCTGAACGCGGGCTTTCTGGTCGCCGAGGTCATGGATGTGGTCACGCGCGGCATGCCGTTGGCCATCCTGGACACGGCCGTGCCCTGTCACATGCCAGACGTCATCGAGATGCCCTACCGGCCCGAGATCATCGGCGCGGGCGCGCCGGGCGAGAAGGCCCACACCTACCGCCTGGGCGGGCTCTCGTGCCTCGCGGGCGACGTGGCGGGCGACTACTCCTTTGACGAGCCGCTTTCGCCGGGCGACAGGCTGGTCTTTTGCGACATGGCCATCTACTCCATGGTCAAGACCAACACCTTCAACGGCGTGAACCTGCCCGCCATCTGCCTGCTCGAACCGGGCGAGGAGACGCCGCGCGTGGTCAAGACGTTCGGCTACGAAGACTTCAAGGGACGGCTGTCATGAGCCCCATGCCCCATTTCCTGTCCACGGAGACGCTGAACGCGCCGCCCGCGGCCGCGCTCTTTCACGTCATTCCCGTGCCCTTCGAGGCCAGCGTGTCTTACGGCGGCGGCACGGGCGACGGCCCCGCGGCCATCCTCACGGCCAGCGGCCAGCTCGAAGCCAACGTCGGACGGCTCGTGCCGTCCGCGCGCGGCATCCACACCACCGCGCCGGTGGACTGCGAGGGCGAGCCCGAGGCTGTTTTGGCGCGCATCGAGGCGGCGGTCAGCCGGGTTTTGGCTGGAAACAGGATTCCCGTGCTTCTGGGCGGCGAGCATACGGTCTCGGTGGGGGCGTTTCGCGCCCTGGCGCGGCTTGGCAAGCCCGTGGGCGTGGTGCAGTTCGACGCTCACGCGGATCTGCGCGACGAGTACGAGGGCACGAAGCATTCGCACGCCTGCGTCATGCGCCGGGCGCACGAGCTTGGTCTTTCCATCTACCAGATAGGCGTGCGCGCGCCCTCGATCGAGGAGTTGGACTACCGCCAGGCCCACGCCATCCCGCATCTGGACGCTCGGGCGATCTGGGAGTCGGGCCTTCCGGACCCGATCCTGCCGCCGGATTTCCCCAACGACATCTACGTGACCTTCGACGTGGACGGCCTGGACCCGAGCGTGATCGGGGCCACGGGCACGCCGGTTCCCGGCGGCCTGACCTGGCGCGAGGCCGTGACGGCCATCGAGCGCGTCTGCGCGGGCCGACGCCTCGTGGGCTGCGACGTGGTGGAGCTTGCCCCGCGCGCGGGCGACCACGGCTCGAACTTCGCCGCCGCGCTCCTCGCCCAGACGCTCATGGTTCAAGCCGTTTCGTAAGGCTCACTTCCCCCGCAGGCGGCTGCGGCGCTCCTGGACCATGGATTCAAGGTTGAATTTCTTGATGCGGTAGCCCATCTGGCGCAGGGTGATGCCAAGCTCGCGCGCCGCGCGCGACTGGATGAAGCGGTGCCGCTCCAGGGCCGAGACCACCTCGCGCTTCTCGATGTCCAAAAGCGAGGCATGCTCCTCGCCCTCGTCCGCCCGGGCCGCGCTGCCCTGCGCGAGCAGCGGCACGTCGCTCACGTCGATGGTCTCGCCCTCGACCATGATCGCGAGGCGCTCCACCAGGTTCTCCATCTCGCGCACGTTGCCCGGCCAGTCGTGGCGCATCAGCGCCTCCAAAGCCTGCGGCGTGAAGACCAGCCGCCGCGAATACTCCTTCTCCATGGTGTCCAGGAAGTGGTTCAAAAGCGCGGGGATGTCGTCGGGCCGCTCGCGCAGGGCCGGAACACGGATGGGGAAGACGTTCAGGCGGTAGAACAGATCCTCGCGGAAGCGCCCCCTCCGTACTTCCTCGGCCAGATCCTTGTTGGTCGCGGTGATGATGCGCACGTCCACCTTGCGGGTCTTGGCCGATCCCAGGCGTTCGAATTCCTTCTCCTGGATGACGCGCAACAGCTTGGACTGCACAGCCAGGGTGAGTTCGCCGATCTCGTCGAGAAAGATCGTGCCGCCGTCGGCCTCCTCGAAGCGGCCCGCCTTGGGCGCGACCGCGCCGGTGAAGGCCCCCTTCTCGTGGCCGAACAACTCGGATTCGAGCAGCGTCTCGGGCAGGGCCGCACAGTTGACCTTGATGAAGGGCTGGGCGTGGCGCTCGGAGAGTTCGTGGATGATTCGCGCGGTCAGCGTCTTGCCGGTGCCCGACTCGCCGAGCAGGAGCACCGTGGCCCGCGTGGGCGCGACCTTCTCGATCATCTGGCGCACACGCTCCATGGGCTGGCTCTTGCCCACGATGAAAAAGCGCTGGTAGCTGCTGGAAAGCTTGGAGCGAAGCTGTGAGATTTCCTTCCTGAGCGTCAGCTCGCGCTCCTGGAAATGGCGGTTGAGCTGGATGAACTGGCCGAACAGGGTGGCCACCACGCACAGGAAGCTCACGTCCTCCTCGAAGTGCACCTCGTCCTCGAAGAGGCGATCCACGTTGAGCACGCCCACGGGCTGTTGCCCCACCAGGATGGGCACGCCGATGAAGGAGATGCGGCCGCGCTCAAGCCCCCTGGACCTGGTTTTGTCCAGGAACAGCGGCTCCTTGGCCACGTCGGGCACGATGAAGGGCTTGCCGGTCTGGAAGATGTGGCCGGTGACACCCTCGTTCATGCGATAGACGCCGCGCTCGCGCTCCTCCTTGGAGAGGCCGTGCGAGGCGCGGATGGCGAGCTGGCCGGAGTCGTCGAGCAGGGTCACGGTGGCCCGCTTCATGGAAAGCGTATCGGAGAGGATGAGCAGCACGCGCTCCAGAGTGCCGTTCAGGTCGTGGGCCTGTCCGATGATCTGGGATATCTCGCGCAGGACATTGAGTTCGAGAGCGCCGACCTGTGATTTCATGAGTTCTCCGGCCGGTGGAGAAGCAAGGAGCGTGCCTCGCTCCGACGGGCAGGGCGGGAGCTGCTGGTCTTTGATCTAATGCCCTGGAATGATTTGGCTTGAAAATCGAAAGCAAGAGGGCACAGGACATCGGGGCGGATGTTACCTTTGCGAAAGATTTACCATTCTGCAAAATTTGTCATTGGAAGACCATGTTTTTCTGCTCTATTTCTCAATTTTGAAAACAGAGGGGTGGGGGGAGCGGCTCCGGCCTCGAGAAACAGTCCCGGAACCGGGCGCGAAGAATGCTGGTAGGCGCGGCAGCGCAACAGACGGCGGCTTAGGGACGGCTTTCTCGTAAGTAGGTGTCCTTGCGCAGGCCGTTCAAAAGGCGTTGGACGCAAGGCGCAAGAAAGCGCCGGGCCCGCCGTGTATTTCTGATACACGAGGATCCGGCGCTTTCGCGGTAACGCAGCAGACGATGCCTTAGGGACGGCCTGCTAGGCCAGCGCCTCGGCCGCATCGCAGCAGGGCAGATCGAATGCCTCGGCCACGGCCTGGCAGGTCAGCGTTCCGCCGAAGGTGTTCAGGCCCAGGCGCAGCGGCGCGCTCTCGCGCAGCGCGTCCAGCCCCTTGTCCGCGAGCTTGAGCGCGTAGGGCAGGGTCTGGTTGACCAGGGCGAAGGTCGAGGTGCGGGGCACCGCGCCGGGCATGTTGGCCACACCGTAGTGCACCACGCCGTCGATGACGTAGGTCGGCTTGTCGTGGGTGGTGGCGTAGATGGTTTCCACGCAGCCACCCTGGTCCACGGCCACGTCCACGACGACCGAACCTTCCTTCATCTGGGCGATCATGCCGCGCGTCACCAGGTGCGGGGCCTTGGCGCCGGGGATGAGCACCGCGCCGATGACGAGGTCGGCCTTCATGACCATCTCGCGCACGTTGGCCTCGGTCGAGTTCATGGTCACGATGCGGCCGCCGAAGACGTCGTCGAGGTACTGCATGCGCGCGTGGTTGATGTCCAGGACTGTGACTCGCGCGCCCAGGCCCACGGCGATCTTGATGGAGTTGATGCCCACCACGCCGCCGCCCAGGATGACGACCTCGGCCGGGGGCACGCCGGGCACGCCGCCAAGCAGCATGCCGCGCCCACCCTGGCGCTTTTCCAGATGGTGCGCACCGACCTGCGGCGCGAGGCGGCCGGCCACCTCGCTCATGGGCGAGAGCAGCGGCAGGCTGCCGTCGGGCAGTTGCACGGTCTCGTAGGCCACGCCCGTGACCTTGCTCGCGAGCATGGCGTCGGTCAGGTCGCGGGCGGCCGCGAGGTGCAGGTAGGTGAAGAGCAGCAGGTCTTCGCGCAGGTATTTGTACTCCTCGGGCAGCGGTTCCTTGACCTTGATGACGAGCTGCGCGCCCCAGGCGCCTGCGGCGTCGGTCAGGGTCGCTCCCGCGGCCTCGTATTCCTCGTCCGTCAGGCCCGAGCCGAGGCCCGCGCCCCGCTCGACCAGCACGGTGTGGCCGCGCCGGGTCAGCGCCTCGACGCCGCCGGGCGTCATGGCCACGCGGTTCTCCCAACTCTTGATCTCCCTGGGCACTCCGACGATCATGGCAATCTCCTTGGCTTGATCAGGAAAAGTCTCGCCGTGCTCTAACGCTGTCCGTGCAAACAATCAATATGCCATTGAATCGACGGCGTGTTCCTGGGTTGCGAGAACGATCCCCGTAAGACGGCAATTTCGTGAGAAAATCGGGGGAAACGCGGCAGCACAATGAACGCACGGCCGCGTCGAGGCGCAAAAAAATCACGTCCCCGCGCCGGGCGGAAACGTGGCGGCGCGAAACCGGACGGGGAATCACGAGGATGGCGCTATCGGGAACGGCCTGCGAGCGCTAGGTTTCCCGTTTCTGTTCCTCGGCCTTGGCTTGGCGGTGGGCGATGAGGTGGTAGCGGAAGACCCATTCGCCGAGCACTGGCACTTCCTCGCCTGTGGGAAGCCTGCGCCATTGGAACCCGTCGATTTCTTCCTCGCCGTAGGCCACGATGCGCAGTCCCACGTCCAGAAGGCCCTGCTGCAGGCGGTTCTCGTTGCGTACCTCGCAGGTCAGCCAGTGCGAGGTCGGCTCGCCGCCCGAGGGGTCTTTCAGATCCAGGTGCACGATGAGCATCTGCTTTTCAGCCACCAGATCCCGCCCGGCCGTTGGAATGGAGAGGCCACCGAGGCGAAGCCCGTTGCCCGAGAGGTCGAGCAATCTGACTGGAGGCTTGCCGGGCAGGGCGTCCTCGGCCCGCCAGGCCTGGGCCGGGGTGCCGAGCGCCTCTGGCGTGAAGCTCTCGGGCAGGGTGGAGTCCTCGGGCACCCAGACCATGAGCCCCACGAAGAATCCGTCCGGCACTTCGGTGCGCAGGGCCGAGCGGCGCGAGAAGCGTTGCAGGAGCGAGGGCATGGAGAGGTCCAGCCGTGCGGCCTTGTGTTCGGTCTTTTCGACCGAAAGGATGGTGGCGGGAAAGCTGTAGAACGTCTTTCCCTGTGTGCCTGAACCCGTGACATAGGCCTCCACTCCGAGACCCACGAGGGCCTTGCCGGGGCGGATGTTGGCGGGCAGTTCGATGGTCAGCCGTGTGCGATTCACCGCGACTACCTGCGAGGAGAGCAGTTTGTCGATGAGCATGCCGTGCTGGATGCGGATTTCGAAGCGGCTTTGGCGGTCGGCGGCTTGATCGAGGATTTCGCGTATCGCCTTCGGATCGCTGACCACCAAGGGGTCGTCATCGGTTCCGCGGCGGCCCAGGATCATGCGGGCGATCATGTACAGGACGAAAAGCAGCAGGATGATCCCGAGGATCCAGACCAGGATCTCGAACTGCGGCGCAATCTGATACCATTCCGTTCTCAAGCTGTTTCCCCCCTCGCGCTGCGACTCGTCCGCCCCGGATTCCGCCTTTGGCCATCCCACGCCGGACACGGCACAACTAGCTGGAATTCCGGATATTGCAAGAGCGCGGCTCCTGGATTTCATACCCAGGAATGAACACAACTTCATGACATTCCACAGGCAAGGGCGTCGGTCAAGGAGCCTTTCGCGGTTTTTCGCGTAAAATATTCATGTAGCAGGGGAAGATGGCGGCGTTTTGCGGTCAGCGGCGTACCCCGCGCACATGGACGTGGATATGAAACACGGATAGGGAAGATAGCCGCCCCGTGTGATCTCGGGGCCGTTTCTGTAGATGGTTTTTTCGGTTTTCGGGGTGGGGCGTGTCTTGGTCCGCACGGCACGTTGCGGATGCGCGCGTCTCTTGGGAATGTCAAACGGCTTTGAGGTTGGTGTGAACCCGTAACTTGTCTGGAGGCGTGTGATGAAGGGTCTTCTTTTCGCCGGTGCGTTGTTGGTCACGATGTTCTCAGCCGTTCCCGCCTTTTCCGCCGATCTCGTCGGCGAATGGGTATCGCAGCCGGGCAAGGGTTCCGGGGCGCTCTCCGGTGCTCCGCAGCACGGCACCCGCCCTGCCGGAAAGCATTTCAACGCCGGAGACCTGTCCTGGGTCCTGAAAGTCTCCAGCCAGGAAGGGTCCGGCTTTCACGGCGAATGGTGCAGCGCCAGAAAGTGCGAGGAACTGGTCGGCGTGGTGCGCCGGGACGGCATGCTGCTCATGGCTGACGAGGACAGCACCTTTTTCGCGACCATGCACGGCGACGAGATGGAACTGTGCGTCGTGGAGCCGGGCAAGGATTTTCGCGTGGCCGCCTGCCACGTCATGAAAAAGAAGTAGTGCCGTCGGCCCGGACGGGAGTTTGGAGCAGAAAAAGCGGGAGTCCCGGTCGGGGCTCCCGCTTTTCGCGTCATGACGGCGGGGAATTTAGATCTTGCAGGCCGTGCGCAGGTCGTCCGCAGCGTCGGTCTTTTCCCAGGTGAACTCGGGAAGCTCGCGGCCGAAGTGGCCGTAGTTGGTGGTCTTGCCGAAGATGGGGCGGCGCAGGTCGAGCCGCTTGCTGATGAAGTAGGGGCGCAGGTCGAAGACTTCGCGCACGGCACGGGTCAGGGTTTCGTCGCAGACCGGGCCGGTGCCGTAGGAGGTGGCCAACACGGAGACGGGCTCGGCCACGCCGATGCAGTACGCGATCTGGACCTCGCACTTCTCGGCCAGCCCGGCGGCCACGATGTTCTTGGCCACGTAGCGGGCCATGTACGCGCCGGAGCGATCCACCTTGGAGGGATCCTTGCCCGAGAACGCGCCACCGCCGTGCGCGCCTGCGCCGCCGTAGGTGTCCTGAATGATCTTGCGGCCCGTGAGGCCGCAGTCGCCCATGGGGCCGCCGATGACGAAACGTCCCGTGGTGTTGATGTAGATCTTGGTGTCCTTGTCCAGCAGATCGGCGGGCAGGGTTTCGAGGATGACTTCCTTTTTGATGGCGTCGCACAGATCCTGGTAGTCCAACTTGGGGCTGTGCTGCGAGGAGACGACCACGTTGTCGATGCGCACGGGCTTGCCGTCGATGTACTCGATGGCCACCTGGGTCTTGCCGTCGGGCCGGAGGAAGTCGAGGATGCCTTCCTTGCGCACGAAGGTCAGGCGGCGGGAAAGCTTGTGGGCCCAGTAGATGGCCGAGGGCATGAGCGTCTCGGTCTCCCTGGTGGCGAAGCCGAACATCATGCCCTGGTCGCCCGCGCCCTGCTCCTCGGGCTTGGTGCGGTTCACGCCCTGGGCGATGTCGGGCGACTGCTTGTCGATGGAGGACATGACGCCGCAGGTCTCCCAGTCGAAGCCCATGTCCGAGGAGTTGTAGCCGATCTCCTTGATGGTCGAACGCACGATATCCGGGAAATGGGCGTAGGCGCTGGTGGTGATCTCGCCCGCGATGACCGCGAGGCCGGTGGTCACGAGCGTCTCGCAGGCCACGCGGCAATCGGGGTCCTGAGCCATGATGGCGTCGAGGATGTTGTCGGAGATGGCGTCGGCCACTTTGTCCGGGTGGCCCTCGGTGACGGACTCGGATGTGAACAGGTACTTACCCTTGCATTGGATCATGAAAAAGCCTCCTTGGGATGGCGCGATATGGGCTCCGGGTCAGCCGACCTGGAGGATGACGTTATCGGGGCCGAGGATGGCCACGCGCGGGGCGTGGGATGCGATCTCGTCCTCGGAGAGCCAGACGTAGCTGCAGATGATGACTCGTTGTCCCGGCTCGGCCAGGAGCGCGGCCGCGCCGTTCAGGCGCACTTGGCCGGGCTCGCCCGGGATGGCGTAGGTGGTGAGCCGGTTCCCGTTGTCGCGGTTGTACACTTCCACCTGTTCGTTGGGCAGGATGTCCACGGCGGCCAGAAGCGCGGGATCGATGGAGATGGAACCCTGGTAGTCGGCCTCGCAGCCGGTGAGCGTGGCTAGGTGCAGTTTGGAGCGGAGAAAGCAGCGTTGGGGCATGTCGTATGGCCGTTTCAGGCGTGCGCGCGTTGCGCGCGGAAATGGTTGATGGTGTCGGGCACGGTGTCGCTTTTCAACTCGCGTCGGTTCGTTTTGACTATGACGGCGTCAACTCGATGTTGTCGATCAGCCGGGCTCTGCCCAGGCGCACGGCCACCGCGGCCACGGCAGGGCCGGTGACCATGGAAAGCGGCGTCATGGTTTCGGGATGCACGATCTCGACGTAATCCACCTCGCCCAAGGGAAGTGTCCGGCCGTAGCGCTCGCGAAGGCGTGCGAGAAGGGTTTTCACGTCGCGTTCGCCAGCCGCCAGATCGTCGCGCAGGGCCGTAAGGCCCCGGTGGATCATGGGCGCCATGGCGCGTTCGTCAGCGGAGAGATAAACGTTTCGCGAACTCATGGCAAGGCCGTCGGCCTCGCGCACGATGGAGTGCCCCTTGATGATTGTGGGGATGAAGAGCTGACGCGCCATGGTCCGGATCACGGCGAGTTGCTGGCGGTCCTTTTCGCCGAACACGGCCAGATGCGGCATGGCCAGGAGCAGGAGCTTGGCGACCACCGTGGCCACGCCTCGGAAATGGCCGGGTCTGCTCGCGCCGCACAGGTGCCTGGAGACCTCGGGCACGTCCACCCAGACCTCGGGGCCCTGGTACATGGCCTCGGGTGAGGGAGTGAAGAGCACGTCCGCCCCGCGCTCGCGGGCCAGGGCCGTGTCGCGCTCCATGTCGCGGGGGTAGGCGGCCAGATCTTCGCTCGGCCCGAATTGCGTAGGGTTGACGAATATGGAAACGGCCAGTCTGTCCGTTTCGGCGCGGGCCGCGTCCATGAGGCTCAGGTGCCCGTCGTGGAAGTAGCCCATGGTGGGCACGAAACCCAGACGCACGCCCTTGGCGCGCCAGTCCAGGCAAAGACTCTGGAATTCTGCGGGATCGGTGATGGTGCGCATGGCTTCCTTCTCGTTGTTCACGCAGAGCAATAGGAGATGGGCGCGCGGGTGTAAAGGGGCGGTGGGATATGGGCCGTTCAGCCCAGGGCGTCCCACAGGCAGCTTCGCAGGTCGTTGTCCAGGGCGGATGCGCGGGAGGCGAGGCGCGCGGGCAGGGGATCGACGAGGAACCGGCCGGGATCGCCGGTAAGCGCCTTGTCGAGACGCGAACGCCACCGGGTCACGAGGCCCGAATCCTCCTCCGCCAGGAGTTTGCGGCCGCGCTCGGGGTTCTCGCGCAGGGCGCGCTCAAAGGCTTCGTCGTCGATGACCAGATCGCCGCGCCGCGAAAGGCGCAGGCCCATGCCCGCAAGCCCGGTCTCGTTTTCACGCAGCGGCTCCTCGAAGGACGCGGCCAAAGCGGGCTTCCACAGGTCCGCCTCGACGCGCAAAAAGGAGTTCAGGTCGTTGTAGGCCAGGGCCGCCTCGGCCATGCGGCGCGCGGCGAAATCCTCCAGCGGCGTGGTGCGAAGCGCCCCGCGCCCGCCGAACTGCTCCACGGTTTCGATGGCCAGCCGTCCCTTATCCTCCAGGAAGAGGCCGGGGTTTCGCACCCGTTGCCTGCCGTTCACGCCGAGTTCCGCGTCCGCGCCCGGCGTCGCAGTGACGTTCAGCCCGAGCCGGGCCAGAAGGCTCGACGCACCGTCGGGCGAGGCCGCGACATCCTCGCTCAGGCGCAGCCGGTCGCCGGGCTTGGCGTCCTTGGCCGTCACCTCGGTCACGAGCCGGGCCACGCTGGTCATGCCGCCCGCAAGGCGCGGGTCGTAGAAGGGCTCGTTCACGACGCGGGTCGCGGCGCGCAGGAAATCGGCCGAGGAATCGAGGCGCGCGGCGACCCGTTTGGCCACGTCGCCCACGGTGTCGGCCGCGCCCACGTTCACGGAAACGTCGGCGGTGCGGCCGCCAAGCTCCGCGCGCAGGGTATAGAGCCCTGCGGGCAGTCCGGCCGGGGCATTCGGGTCCAGTCCCCGGCCGCTGTAGGTCGTGGGAATCGCCGGGCGCGGCTGCGCGAGGTCGTAGCGCCGCGCCACGGGGGCCGCGACGGGCTGATCCGTTGCGCGCAGATCGAGGGGGCGCAGCAGACGGCCCGGCGAGTCGTCGAGGCGCACCTCCAAGTCGTTGTAGGCTCCGTTCGCGGCCAGGGCCAGAGTCAGGCCCGTGGTCACGAGACCCTCGACCTTCTGTCCCGGCGAGGACTGGCGGATGAGTTCGGCCTGCACGGGCAGGGAGCTTTCGTTCACGGCCCGGGCCAGGGCGTCGAGCACGTCGCGGTTGGCCGCGCCCTGCTCCACGACGATTTCGAGCTTCTCGGACCGGCAGCCCGCATGCAGGGTCACGACGTGCGTGCCCGGCCTTCCGGCGTAGCGGGCAAGGGGGTCGAGGCCGCGCGAGAAGGCGCGGTAGTAGTCCCTGGCCTCGCCGCCGCTCCTGATCTCGCCCCTCACCCGCCCCGTAAGCGCGGGGTCGAGTTCCACGGCCAGGCCCGTCCTGACGGCGCTTTCGGACAACTGGAAATTGTTCAGGGTTTCGGCGAAGGCGTTCAGGCGCGAGACCAGGCCCGAGACGAGGAGGGAGCGAAGACGGGCCAGCCGCGCCGCCTCGCCCCGGCCCTGACCGGGGTCGAAGCCGAACCGCTCGCCTGGGGAGCGGATGCTGGGCGTGCCAGGGGGCTCGTCAGCCGTCGTCCGGGGCAGGGCCAGCCGGGTGCCGTCGATGATGACCAAAGCCGTCCTCCCCGTAGTCCACGCGCATCAGGCAAAGCCCTTGCGGCGGCGCGGTCTCGGGCGCCTGCTCGCGATTTCGCGCTTTCAGTACGGATCGGACGTCGGCCAGGGAAAGTTTACCCTTGGCGGTCTGCACCAGGCAGCCGACGAGGTTGCGCACCATCTGCTTGAGGAAGCCGTCGGCCGTGAAGGAGAGCACGATCTCGCCCGGCACGTTGGGAGCGACGGGCGGCAATTCCACCACCTCCAGACGCATGAGGTGGCGCATGGTGTTTTTCACGGGCGTGCCCTGGTTCATGAAAGCCGCGAAGTCGTGACGGCCGGTGACGAGCGCTGCGGCTTCGCGCAGCGCGTCGATGTCGAGCGGCCCGCATTTCCAGACGAAAGGGCTGCGCTGCGGCAGGCAGAAGGCGCGCTCGGGCCACAAGGTGTAGGAATAAGTCTTGTTCAGGGCGCACAGTTGGGCGTGGAAGCGCTCCGGGGCCTCGCGCACGTCGAGGACGTTGATGGTCGGCGGGAGGAGGGCGTTGAGCGCCTTGCGCCAGTCGATGCCGCGCCGCCGCTCGGGCACGTCGGCATGGGCCGTCTGCCCGATGGCGTGCACCCCCGCGTCGGTGCGGCCCGCGCCGTGGCAGCGCACCGGCTCGTCCGCGATCTTCGAGAGCGCGGCTTCAAGCCGGTCCTGCACGGTGTTTCCGCCGGGCTGGCTCTGCCAGCCCGCGAGGGACGTGCCCACATAGGCCAGGGTCAGCTTGATGCGCGGCATGGGGCAAGCAATAGACCAAAGCGGGCCGGGCGGAAAGCCCCGCAAACGCCGCAGACGGTGCCTTTGGAACGGCCTGCTAGCTGCCGAAGGGCATTTGCATGCGCGTCAGGGCCTGGGAGAGACGCGCGGCCTTGGCCGCGGGCACAAAATTCAGGATTTCGCCGGCCTGACGACCGCGCATGCCCGCCAGAATCTTGACGGCGGTTTGCTCATCGAGCTTGTCCAGGGTCTCGGCCGCGTTCTTGGCCTTCATGTTCGCGTACACGTCCACTAGGTGGCGGAATTTTTCGTCGCGCATGGCCCTGGCTTCTTCGAGCATCTGTTGCAGGTTCTTCTCAAGTGTCGCG from Alkalidesulfovibrio alkalitolerans DSM 16529 carries:
- the truA gene encoding tRNA pseudouridine(38-40) synthase TruA, with product MPRIKLTLAYVGTSLAGWQSQPGGNTVQDRLEAALSKIADEPVRCHGAGRTDAGVHAIGQTAHADVPERRRGIDWRKALNALLPPTINVLDVREAPERFHAQLCALNKTYSYTLWPERAFCLPQRSPFVWKCGPLDIDALREAAALVTGRHDFAAFMNQGTPVKNTMRHLMRLEVVELPPVAPNVPGEIVLSFTADGFLKQMVRNLVGCLVQTAKGKLSLADVRSVLKARNREQAPETAPPQGLCLMRVDYGEDGFGHHRRHPAGPAPDDG